A window of Pedobacter lusitanus contains these coding sequences:
- a CDS encoding TauD/TfdA dioxygenase family protein — protein MKTEIFEIRDAKNGEIGGEISGLDLRSLTPESAELEEIRAAIYRNKLIVIRNQELTPAEYVDFTRKLGTPQVYFQDNYHHPDFPEIFVSSNVNEEGKKVGVAGTGHYWHTDCQFQQQPLSLTSISPVVIPQSVRATYYIDMAKVYRALPDELKILVDGSTMIHGGNNRYKVQPSDVDKSLQQLIDYMNEIVPPVKHPAVITHPVTKEKALYMSSGFTMGIEGLTYEENQKAMRALFDFTEREEHVHMHSWDKGDIIIWDNRFLLHKSSQLPPGEKSKSYRIGIYDAYPFYIGIKNENHEN, from the coding sequence ATGAAAACAGAAATATTCGAAATAAGAGATGCTAAAAATGGCGAAATAGGAGGTGAGATTTCAGGTCTTGATCTTCGGAGTTTAACTCCTGAATCTGCTGAACTGGAGGAAATCAGAGCTGCCATTTATCGGAATAAACTAATTGTTATCCGCAATCAGGAATTAACTCCGGCAGAATATGTAGATTTTACCAGGAAACTGGGTACACCACAGGTTTATTTTCAGGATAATTATCATCACCCTGACTTTCCGGAGATCTTTGTTTCTTCCAATGTCAATGAGGAAGGTAAAAAAGTAGGTGTTGCCGGTACGGGACATTACTGGCATACAGACTGCCAGTTTCAGCAGCAGCCATTATCGCTGACTTCGATATCTCCGGTGGTTATCCCTCAATCCGTCAGGGCAACTTATTATATAGATATGGCCAAGGTATACCGTGCTTTACCAGATGAACTTAAAATACTTGTAGACGGATCGACTATGATTCATGGAGGAAATAACCGGTACAAAGTTCAGCCTTCGGATGTTGACAAATCATTGCAGCAGCTAATAGATTATATGAATGAAATCGTTCCGCCGGTAAAACATCCTGCTGTGATAACACATCCTGTTACCAAAGAAAAAGCTCTCTATATGAGCAGTGGGTTCACTATGGGAATTGAAGGTCTGACCTATGAGGAAAATCAAAAAGCCATGCGGGCTTTATTTGATTTTACCGAAAGAGAAGAACATGTACATATGCATTCCTGGGATAAGGGCGATATCATCATTTGGGATAACCGCTTTTTACTCCATAAATCTTCTCAGCTGCCTCCCGGAGAAAAAAGCAAAAGTTATCGTATTGGAATTTATGATGCATATCCATTTTATATCGGAATAAAGAATGAAAATCATGAAAACTGA
- a CDS encoding long-chain-fatty-acid--CoA ligase, producing the protein MRNLFLNNLLEVSAWNAANRTNQTALIYEDRSTTYGEFDKYSSQVAAGLDSLNVKAGSRVAILSKDIDYGYEILFGCAKSGAVLISMNWRLSARELKYILEDGDAELLFVQQEFVDLIKEILPELPLVRNIITIEGDGSKYPDYQSWRDGFSALNPPSFTPGEEDAVLQLYTSGTTGKPKGVQLAHYTFFRLLHHMYNAGDKWMDLNDQDVLLVSLPMFHIGGLWWAVQGFISGSTNVLIDVFIAWKVLQLIEKHKITKIELVPAMLGFCLSEPAFQTTDFSSVKAILYGGSPISDVLMSKAAGKFGCDFFQIYGMTETGNMAVCLRPEDHHVNGVKRLNAAGRPLPGVEVKIIDPSGRQLKATEVGEIYIKSPSVMLAYWKNQEETDGTLVDGWIRTGDGGYQDQDGYLYVCDRIKDMIICAGENIFPAEIEAVLCEHEDVAEAAVIGIPDDLLGESVKAFVVLKPGAVLKSRALIGFVRARLANFKGPNSVSFIEELPRNPSGKILKRVLREPYWTGRKRAVN; encoded by the coding sequence ATGAGAAATCTATTCTTAAATAATCTTCTGGAAGTTTCTGCATGGAACGCCGCGAACAGAACGAATCAAACCGCTTTAATCTATGAAGATAGAAGCACAACCTATGGTGAATTTGACAAGTATTCAAGTCAGGTTGCTGCAGGTCTGGATTCCTTAAATGTGAAAGCCGGAAGCAGAGTCGCAATTTTAAGTAAAGACATCGATTATGGGTATGAAATCTTATTCGGCTGTGCAAAATCCGGAGCTGTATTAATCAGCATGAACTGGAGGTTATCTGCGCGGGAGCTTAAATATATACTGGAAGATGGAGATGCAGAACTCTTGTTTGTGCAGCAGGAATTTGTTGATTTAATTAAGGAAATACTTCCAGAGTTGCCATTGGTCAGGAATATAATAACAATAGAAGGTGATGGATCTAAGTACCCTGATTACCAGTCCTGGCGTGATGGTTTTTCTGCCCTTAATCCTCCGTCTTTTACACCTGGAGAAGAAGATGCTGTTCTTCAGCTTTACACCAGTGGAACTACAGGTAAACCGAAAGGAGTACAGCTGGCTCATTATACCTTTTTCAGATTACTGCACCATATGTACAACGCAGGGGATAAATGGATGGATTTAAATGATCAGGATGTGCTGCTTGTATCTCTTCCAATGTTTCATATAGGCGGCTTGTGGTGGGCTGTTCAGGGATTTATCTCAGGAAGTACCAATGTTCTTATCGATGTTTTTATTGCATGGAAGGTTTTGCAACTCATTGAAAAACATAAGATAACCAAAATTGAATTAGTTCCGGCGATGCTGGGTTTTTGTCTTTCCGAACCAGCCTTCCAGACTACTGATTTTTCCTCAGTTAAGGCAATTCTATATGGTGGATCACCTATATCTGATGTGCTGATGAGCAAAGCAGCCGGGAAGTTTGGGTGTGATTTCTTCCAGATTTATGGGATGACTGAAACAGGAAATATGGCAGTTTGTCTGCGTCCGGAAGATCACCATGTGAATGGGGTGAAAAGATTGAATGCTGCAGGAAGACCCTTGCCGGGTGTAGAAGTTAAAATCATAGACCCGTCCGGACGACAGTTAAAAGCTACAGAGGTAGGAGAAATTTATATAAAGTCACCTTCAGTAATGCTGGCTTACTGGAAAAATCAGGAAGAAACTGACGGAACTCTTGTTGACGGCTGGATCAGAACCGGAGATGGCGGGTACCAGGATCAGGATGGTTATCTGTATGTATGTGATCGTATCAAGGACATGATCATCTGTGCAGGTGAGAATATATTTCCAGCCGAGATTGAAGCTGTTTTATGCGAACATGAAGACGTAGCCGAAGCTGCAGTAATCGGAATTCCGGACGATTTACTCGGAGAATCTGTAAAAGCTTTCGTGGTGTTAAAACCTGGTGCAGTGTTGAAATCCAGAGCACTCATCGGCTTTGTAAGAGCAAGACTGGCAAACTTCAAAGGCCCCAATTCTGTCAGCTTCATTGAAGAGCTGCCGAGGAACCCAAGTGGGAAAATTCTGAAACGGGTACTCCGGGAGCCTTACTGGACAGGAAGAAAACGAGCAGTGAATTAA
- a CDS encoding non-ribosomal peptide synthetase, translating into MKSQNSKSVAELIKGESADRRRQLLTDIIRNLLVEFLELDSVEDVALDQDFIALGTSSTEAVAFKIKLEDLLACSFRTTLLFDYPSLDVLVDYLLIEMGQKEEIRDQVQVNTPVNSATEIVAQEDQHTIAIVAMEGTFSGITDSDALWERVCSGKIAEFPPKDKDIKLTYGEIADPEWDTLLDHLGISSLEYYTMERSLRLLYKVLARAMNDHAISLKELSAQMTGIFIASAVDRSDDFPVKPYQITLSNALSFRLNFQGPSEQVNTFCTSVYVALHRAVQSIRLAEITHAIVGGINLIDEKTFKRAAASGLYDDLLSPENQTKSFCQDADGFVRTEGVGLFILKPLALARRDGNKILALIRGTAVHHGGSGFSIEAPHVKGMKVAMQKCIQDSGIHVDTIDYVEAHGIANPLADALELGAIDQVYRSFSKLKDKKWRVSSVKPSIGHPEVAAGAGSLLKVIQAMEQGIIPGNAGLTTLNQELPDGHSLIIDQSAADWKAAQFPRRAALNSFAIGGVNAHIILEQYIPDNFTRKQELPVNGDDIPLQVSAYNKPLDAVVEDILRQHILTIFHLNLETIDRSRSPVYYGFDSIKTVRLIRRINQSLGITIKLGEALSLESFQDFFELVGKKYELRDRRNESSFSGNSFLDKTLQGYPISEVQKGLWYIQESNPASGGFNVPIAFKIEKSLDLDLLPLAFKLVLQKYPILTANLVQHHATDELVHQFSSAEQIAKAPVEIVLKPGQVITELMFSLLRQPFELKSEPLIKWYLLTEENSGITYLYFIIHHIIIDGFSGILFMQVFWENYRLLCEGNIHFTELPDYAFFDFVNWERIYLNSNQAIEDLAWWKEKLAGIGQPSSLPYDFRNQLEVTGVGCEKIILKGERLAKLKDTARELQVNISTLILAVFNVLLYKITGDEDILVSTPVGGRPKQTHEQSIGCYINLMVSRNQVAEEKSFDALLKEVRDNFNQGLSHAFYPFTQLTSSLGIKINSSIESPLPVSYTYQNIFDEILENKDFQNGIQPFFEVYQETEDHYTLEVYDFRSSIEIQIKYQQSLFQEKTIQRHLGYLNKLIDDVVKMPQAKIKDYDILEYAEKHLLTGKFHHTAIPDLCIHDMIEAQARRFPDQVALIDSESGKTMTYQSLEEQSTHIARFLQNHGVKPDVLVALSMERSSDAVIAILGILKAGGAYLFIDPLYEEDRVRFLLRDAAINILLTQEQLMNRLIPAVGETCVLWTINQILKTPPAPGSVLKKMVLPAHLAYVIYTSGSTGRPKGVMIEHHSLVNLSIHLMQQFKIVPSDRILQFAALSFDMSVEEIFPYLIAGAGVVIRAERDINPDNFYQLILSKNITILNIPPLFYPVIETLDDEQQTALFAQIRLISVGGEAMSDKTWSKLQALEGVQTFNAYGPTEYTVNAAIAEIRECGQPVIGKPIANTQVYVLGKNRELLPVGVKGELYIAGAGLTRGYLNRDELNAEKFFINPYGKGKIYRTGDQGRWLEDGNLQFISRMDDQVKIRGYRVESGEVENVLAEYPGIKKTVVTTKNISGENILIAFYLSEMEYDPVELRIHLLKKIPAYMVPATFTKLDNIPLTPNGKADRKALAELAVNSIVRKNYVAPGTAAERSMVKIWEEELVIGNIGVLDNFFDLGGHSLAAIRMLLRINKTWKAALSLGTFLKAGNIRELSATIESAGRSNHKDTRNSPDKGMDCSEQKNIPAGNLISLREPVKDSDNIPIFVIPGLPGLCDGYYGLAKSLYGTGPVYGLEMPGHHGESPCQGIREMAEHHVALVKQIVKAGPVKFFAHSYGGTILYEMLKKLESDEISVTEIVMIDSGILTDINGLPIDEVILFCNTLFQEADINERKEILQKIQEILREEPESTLENRIERLIAEKGFHQEALIFAKCWKVVKAALSVKYAYPYGRLPYTLKLIIAEKSKKWLNPDSWSPYFNKVDVCYAKGDHLSIVKPPFCGIWLKEIDD; encoded by the coding sequence ATGAAGTCACAAAATTCAAAATCAGTAGCAGAGCTGATCAAAGGCGAATCTGCAGATAGAAGGCGACAGTTACTAACTGATATTATCCGGAATTTACTGGTAGAGTTTCTGGAACTGGACTCAGTGGAGGACGTTGCTTTAGATCAGGATTTTATTGCTCTGGGTACCAGTTCTACTGAAGCTGTTGCATTCAAGATAAAGCTGGAAGATTTGTTAGCCTGTTCTTTTCGCACTACGCTTTTATTTGATTACCCCTCTCTGGATGTACTGGTTGATTATCTGTTAATTGAAATGGGGCAGAAGGAAGAGATCAGAGATCAGGTACAGGTAAACACTCCGGTAAATTCTGCAACTGAGATTGTTGCTCAGGAAGATCAGCATACCATTGCTATTGTTGCAATGGAAGGTACTTTCTCAGGCATAACGGATAGCGACGCCTTATGGGAACGGGTTTGTTCAGGTAAAATTGCAGAATTTCCTCCTAAAGATAAGGATATCAAACTCACTTATGGGGAGATAGCTGATCCTGAATGGGATACCTTGCTCGATCATCTGGGGATAAGCTCCCTGGAGTATTATACTATGGAAAGATCGCTGCGGTTGTTATATAAAGTGCTGGCCAGAGCAATGAATGATCATGCGATAAGCCTGAAAGAATTATCTGCTCAGATGACCGGCATATTTATAGCTTCCGCTGTAGACCGTTCTGACGATTTTCCTGTAAAGCCTTATCAGATAACATTGTCCAATGCACTTTCTTTTCGCCTGAACTTTCAGGGACCAAGCGAACAGGTAAATACTTTTTGTACGAGTGTATATGTTGCACTGCACAGAGCTGTGCAGAGTATCAGGCTGGCAGAAATTACCCACGCAATAGTAGGAGGCATAAATCTTATTGATGAGAAGACTTTTAAAAGGGCAGCTGCAAGTGGATTATATGATGACTTGTTAAGTCCGGAAAACCAAACCAAAAGCTTTTGTCAGGATGCAGATGGTTTTGTCCGTACAGAAGGTGTCGGTCTGTTTATCCTTAAACCACTGGCACTTGCAAGAAGAGATGGAAATAAAATACTGGCTTTGATCAGGGGAACTGCAGTTCATCATGGAGGCAGTGGTTTTTCAATAGAAGCACCACATGTGAAGGGAATGAAGGTCGCTATGCAAAAATGTATACAGGATTCTGGTATCCATGTAGATACGATTGATTATGTAGAAGCCCATGGTATTGCTAATCCATTAGCAGACGCGCTGGAGCTTGGTGCAATTGATCAGGTGTACCGTTCCTTTTCAAAACTGAAAGACAAAAAATGGAGAGTTAGCAGTGTAAAGCCAAGTATAGGTCATCCTGAAGTTGCGGCTGGCGCAGGTTCTCTATTGAAAGTTATTCAGGCAATGGAACAAGGCATAATTCCTGGTAATGCAGGTTTAACAACTCTGAATCAGGAATTGCCTGATGGTCATTCCCTGATTATCGACCAGTCAGCAGCAGATTGGAAGGCAGCTCAGTTTCCACGAAGAGCTGCCCTGAATAGTTTTGCTATAGGTGGTGTCAATGCGCATATTATCCTGGAACAATATATACCGGATAATTTTACGCGGAAGCAGGAATTACCGGTTAACGGTGATGATATTCCACTCCAGGTTAGTGCATATAATAAACCTCTTGATGCTGTAGTCGAAGATATATTGCGTCAGCATATACTTACTATTTTTCATTTGAACCTGGAGACAATTGACCGGTCGCGCTCCCCGGTATATTATGGCTTTGATTCTATCAAAACAGTCCGGCTGATTCGCAGGATCAATCAAAGTCTGGGTATAACTATTAAATTGGGAGAAGCCCTGTCACTGGAGAGTTTTCAGGACTTTTTTGAGCTGGTAGGAAAAAAATATGAACTCAGGGACAGGAGAAATGAAAGTTCATTCTCAGGGAATAGTTTCCTGGATAAGACATTACAGGGGTATCCTATTTCAGAAGTGCAGAAAGGTTTATGGTATATACAGGAAAGTAATCCTGCTTCGGGTGGATTCAATGTCCCGATAGCATTTAAGATTGAAAAGTCTTTAGATCTGGATTTGCTTCCCCTCGCTTTTAAGTTGGTATTGCAAAAGTATCCCATCTTAACTGCCAATCTGGTTCAGCATCATGCTACAGATGAACTGGTTCATCAGTTTTCATCAGCAGAACAGATTGCTAAGGCTCCGGTAGAAATAGTTTTGAAACCGGGACAAGTAATTACGGAGCTCATGTTTTCCCTGCTCAGACAACCATTTGAACTGAAATCTGAGCCATTGATCAAATGGTACCTGCTCACAGAGGAGAATTCCGGTATTACTTATCTTTATTTTATTATTCACCATATCATAATTGATGGATTTTCGGGAATCCTGTTTATGCAGGTTTTCTGGGAGAACTATCGTCTGCTTTGTGAAGGCAATATACATTTCACAGAATTGCCTGATTACGCTTTTTTTGATTTTGTAAACTGGGAACGCATCTATCTGAACAGTAACCAGGCTATAGAAGATCTGGCCTGGTGGAAGGAAAAACTGGCCGGAATAGGTCAGCCTTCTTCTCTTCCTTACGACTTCAGAAACCAATTGGAGGTAACTGGTGTAGGCTGTGAAAAAATCATACTGAAAGGAGAGCGGCTGGCAAAGCTGAAGGATACAGCCAGAGAATTACAGGTAAATATTTCTACGCTTATACTGGCCGTATTTAATGTACTGTTGTATAAAATTACCGGAGATGAAGATATCCTGGTTAGTACCCCGGTAGGCGGCAGGCCAAAGCAGACCCACGAACAAAGTATAGGATGTTATATTAATCTGATGGTTAGCCGTAATCAGGTTGCGGAAGAAAAAAGTTTTGACGCTTTATTAAAGGAGGTTCGTGATAACTTTAATCAGGGACTTAGTCATGCATTTTATCCTTTTACTCAACTCACTTCCAGCTTAGGTATCAAAATAAATAGCAGCATAGAATCTCCTTTACCGGTATCTTATACTTACCAGAATATATTTGATGAAATCCTGGAAAACAAAGACTTTCAAAATGGTATTCAGCCTTTTTTTGAGGTTTATCAGGAAACGGAAGATCATTATACGCTGGAAGTATATGATTTCAGGAGTTCAATAGAAATACAGATCAAGTATCAGCAAAGTCTGTTTCAGGAAAAGACCATTCAGCGGCATCTGGGTTATCTGAATAAGTTGATAGACGATGTTGTAAAAATGCCTCAGGCTAAGATTAAAGATTATGATATATTGGAATATGCAGAAAAGCATTTGCTGACCGGTAAGTTTCACCATACAGCTATACCTGATCTCTGTATTCATGACATGATTGAAGCACAGGCACGACGTTTTCCGGATCAGGTTGCCTTAATTGACAGTGAGTCCGGGAAAACCATGACTTATCAGTCTTTAGAAGAGCAGAGCACACATATTGCCCGTTTTTTGCAAAACCATGGTGTTAAGCCGGATGTCCTGGTTGCGTTGTCTATGGAACGCTCGTCTGATGCAGTCATCGCCATACTAGGGATATTAAAAGCTGGTGGGGCCTATCTTTTTATAGATCCGCTTTATGAAGAAGATAGAGTCCGTTTCCTGTTAAGAGATGCAGCAATAAACATACTTCTTACACAGGAACAGTTGATGAACAGGTTAATACCGGCAGTAGGCGAAACCTGTGTTTTATGGACGATAAACCAGATACTAAAAACTCCGCCCGCCCCAGGTTCAGTCCTGAAAAAAATGGTACTTCCAGCTCATCTTGCTTATGTTATTTATACTTCCGGAAGTACAGGCAGGCCCAAGGGGGTGATGATTGAACATCATTCGCTGGTCAACCTTTCAATTCACCTGATGCAACAGTTTAAAATTGTTCCTTCAGACAGAATTCTTCAGTTTGCTGCTTTGAGTTTTGACATGTCTGTTGAAGAGATTTTTCCTTATCTGATTGCTGGTGCCGGTGTTGTAATCAGAGCTGAACGCGATATAAATCCTGATAACTTTTATCAGTTGATTCTCAGTAAAAATATCACTATCCTCAATATTCCTCCTTTGTTTTATCCTGTTATAGAAACACTGGATGATGAACAGCAGACGGCTCTGTTCGCTCAGATCAGGCTGATTTCAGTGGGAGGGGAGGCTATGTCTGACAAGACGTGGAGCAAGTTGCAGGCATTGGAAGGTGTACAAACATTTAATGCCTATGGACCTACAGAATACACGGTTAATGCAGCCATTGCTGAAATCCGGGAATGCGGACAACCCGTGATCGGTAAACCCATCGCAAATACGCAGGTATATGTGCTGGGTAAAAACAGAGAACTCCTGCCTGTTGGTGTAAAAGGAGAGCTTTATATAGCCGGGGCGGGACTTACCAGGGGTTATCTTAACAGAGATGAACTTAATGCTGAAAAATTCTTTATTAATCCATATGGTAAAGGTAAAATCTATCGTACAGGTGATCAGGGACGCTGGCTGGAAGATGGAAATCTACAATTCATCAGCCGTATGGATGATCAGGTCAAAATTCGGGGATACAGAGTGGAATCAGGTGAAGTAGAAAATGTATTAGCTGAATATCCGGGGATAAAGAAAACGGTAGTAACCACGAAAAATATATCCGGGGAAAACATACTGATCGCTTTTTATCTCTCTGAAATGGAATATGATCCGGTCGAACTTCGTATCCATCTGTTAAAAAAGATACCGGCATATATGGTTCCGGCAACTTTCACAAAACTGGACAATATACCGCTTACGCCCAACGGTAAAGCTGATCGCAAAGCCCTTGCTGAACTAGCTGTAAACTCTATTGTACGAAAGAATTATGTCGCGCCCGGCACAGCAGCAGAGAGGTCTATGGTGAAAATCTGGGAAGAAGAGCTGGTTATAGGAAATATAGGTGTTCTGGATAACTTTTTTGACCTGGGAGGACATTCTCTGGCAGCGATCAGAATGCTGCTGCGAATTAATAAAACCTGGAAAGCAGCTTTGTCGCTTGGTACTTTTCTAAAGGCAGGGAATATCCGGGAGTTATCAGCCACTATAGAAAGTGCAGGGAGAAGCAATCATAAAGATACCCGGAATAGTCCGGATAAAGGGATGGATTGTAGTGAGCAGAAGAATATTCCTGCAGGAAATCTGATTTCTCTGCGTGAACCGGTTAAAGATTCAGATAACATCCCAATTTTTGTTATTCCGGGTTTGCCTGGACTTTGTGACGGCTATTATGGGCTGGCTAAAAGTCTGTATGGAACAGGACCGGTCTATGGTCTAGAAATGCCGGGCCATCATGGTGAATCACCCTGTCAAGGTATCAGAGAGATGGCAGAACATCATGTTGCACTGGTTAAGCAAATTGTTAAAGCCGGGCCTGTAAAATTTTTCGCCCATAGCTACGGGGGGACAATTCTTTATGAAATGCTCAAAAAGCTGGAATCAGATGAGATCTCTGTTACAGAAATAGTCATGATTGATAGTGGTATATTGACTGATATTAATGGATTACCTATAGACGAGGTTATACTTTTTTGTAACACACTGTTTCAGGAAGCAGATATAAACGAACGAAAGGAGATTCTTCAAAAGATTCAGGAAATTTTAAGAGAAGAACCAGAATCAACATTGGAAAATCGCATTGAACGGTTAATTGCCGAAAAGGGGTTTCATCAGGAAGCACTGATTTTTGCTAAATGCTGGAAAGTTGTGAAAGCTGCTTTATCTGTAAAATACGCCTATCCTTATGGCAGATTACCATACACTTTGAAATTGATCATTGCCGAGAAGAGTAAAAAATGGCTAAATCCTGATTCATGGAGTCCGTATTTTAATAAAGTTGATGTTTGCTATGCAAAGGGAGATCACCTGTCGATAGTTAAACCGCCATTTTGTGGTATTTGGTTAAAGGAAATAGATGATTAA
- a CDS encoding FcoT family thioesterase: MKTERHPSNMESGSVIIDPDFIHSILNPYRDHASYLKQAVFHVEPGKKVQGLKINGQFAIAESCYIDDTGHFNAVEYNICYNQLGYVFLGHCIKNQLIPELADYTEETFFHKQLSHVLIVKISSSFSQLINAKDFSGTWGITAVKKTTQCTFLYTYCNFQDIYGGSSKGEVVLGILPAKEKS, translated from the coding sequence ATGAAAACTGAAAGACATCCATCAAATATGGAGTCCGGATCTGTAATTATAGATCCGGACTTTATTCATAGCATTTTAAATCCTTACAGGGATCATGCCAGCTATCTTAAACAAGCTGTTTTTCATGTTGAACCTGGCAAAAAAGTTCAGGGATTGAAGATAAATGGACAGTTTGCTATAGCAGAATCCTGTTATATTGATGATACGGGCCATTTTAATGCAGTAGAATACAATATTTGCTATAACCAGCTTGGTTATGTATTTCTGGGGCACTGTATTAAGAATCAACTGATACCGGAGCTGGCAGATTATACAGAAGAAACCTTTTTCCATAAACAGCTTAGTCATGTACTGATTGTAAAGATCAGTTCCTCTTTCAGTCAGCTGATCAATGCTAAGGATTTTTCCGGTACCTGGGGTATTACAGCCGTTAAGAAAACTACGCAATGTACATTTCTCTATACCTATTGTAATTTCCAGGATATATATGGAGGATCTTCTAAAGGTGAGGTCGTATTGGGCATATTACCCGCAAAAGAAAAAAGCTGA